In the genome of Candidatus Poribacteria bacterium, one region contains:
- a CDS encoding iron ABC transporter permease, protein MKEIWAYRARWGTITFGLLIGLFVVAALACSVGAVRINPVRTFKILLDALPGISLEKSWSDADRAIILSVRAPRVMMGAVVGMALSIAGASFQSLLRNPLADPYILGVSSGGALGAIIAILLGAESALGMSTLPLFSFVGASLTMLMVYNIARIGGRLPAYTLLLAGVIVNSFFSAIIMFLISVAGLTHARTFQFWTMGDLNLPSSNVAISASVLILIGSIVLYGLARDMNLLALGEESAAQLGVNVERTKLVVFVMASLVTGASVAACGMIGFVGLIIPHITRMVVGTDQRILMPSSALIGASFLVIADTFARTVIAPSEIPIGVVTAICGGPFFVYLLRKHRKPLM, encoded by the coding sequence ATGAAGGAGATATGGGCGTACAGGGCTCGATGGGGGACGATAACCTTTGGGCTGTTGATCGGGCTTTTCGTCGTGGCGGCCCTGGCATGTAGCGTCGGAGCCGTTCGGATAAATCCCGTCAGGACCTTTAAGATCCTGCTGGATGCGCTGCCGGGCATATCGCTTGAGAAAAGCTGGTCCGATGCCGATCGGGCGATAATCCTCTCCGTCCGCGCCCCCAGGGTGATGATGGGGGCCGTGGTGGGGATGGCGCTCTCGATAGCGGGCGCCAGCTTCCAGTCTCTCCTGAGAAATCCCCTGGCCGATCCATATATTCTGGGAGTTTCAAGCGGCGGAGCGTTGGGGGCGATAATCGCCATACTCCTCGGCGCCGAATCGGCCCTGGGCATGTCAACCCTGCCCCTTTTCTCATTCGTAGGGGCGAGCTTAACCATGTTGATGGTCTACAACATCGCCCGGATCGGAGGCAGGCTTCCGGCATATACCCTGCTTCTGGCCGGGGTGATCGTCAACTCCTTCTTCTCGGCGATCATCATGTTCCTCATATCCGTGGCCGGCCTGACACACGCCAGGACGTTCCAGTTCTGGACGATGGGCGATCTCAACCTGCCCTCATCGAACGTGGCCATATCCGCCTCAGTCCTCATCCTGATAGGCTCGATCGTGCTCTATGGCCTGGCACGCGATATGAACCTGTTGGCTCTCGGCGAGGAGAGCGCTGCTCAGTTGGGGGTCAATGTGGAGAGGACGAAGCTGGTCGTATTCGTCATGGCCTCGCTCGTGACGGGAGCGTCGGTGGCGGCATGCGGGATGATCGGATTTGTGGGTCTGATCATCCCTCACATAACCAGGATGGTGGTGGGGACCGATCAGAGGATACTGATGCCGTCGTCGGCGCTGATCGGTGCCTCGTTTCTGGTGATAGCCGATACGTTCGCCAGGACGGTGATCGCGCCGAGTGAGATACCGATAGGAGTCGTAACGGCCATCTGCGGAGGCCCTTTCTTCGTGTATCTTTTGAGAAAGCATCGCAAGCCGCTTATGTGA
- a CDS encoding heme ABC transporter ATP-binding protein codes for MYDVASNFTRLARGCHAKRRSGVPHGDKPFQNGVKVYKIENLSFGYENERIIKELSFEVEKGEILGIIGPNGSGKTTLLRLLSGVLRPWSGRVSFMGKDLRRMRRREIARRVAVVPQQSFIIFPFTVREIVLMGRAPYLGMFQNEGKRDFEIAEKAMDYTDTLRLAHRHVDELSGGELQRVIIARALAQEPEVMLLDEPTSHLDLKHQMEIFDLIKRLNSEEGMTFVVVLHDLNLAGEYCDRLLLLKEGRAYKMGKPDEVLTAEAIKEIYGVNALVARNPVTSAPHVIPLSPLRGSAEGE; via the coding sequence ATGTATGATGTCGCTTCTAATTTCACGAGGCTTGCAAGAGGTTGCCACGCTAAACGGAGGAGTGGAGTTCCCCATGGGGATAAACCGTTCCAAAACGGTGTGAAAGTCTACAAGATCGAGAATCTGAGTTTTGGATATGAAAATGAGCGGATCATAAAGGAATTGAGCTTCGAAGTGGAGAAGGGGGAAATCCTGGGGATCATCGGGCCTAACGGGTCGGGCAAGACCACCCTCCTCAGGCTGCTCAGCGGCGTCCTGCGCCCATGGAGCGGGAGGGTGAGCTTCATGGGAAAGGACCTCAGGAGGATGAGACGTAGGGAGATAGCCCGCAGGGTAGCTGTCGTGCCTCAGCAGAGCTTTATCATCTTCCCCTTCACCGTTCGGGAGATCGTCCTGATGGGCAGGGCGCCGTATCTGGGCATGTTCCAAAACGAGGGCAAAAGGGATTTCGAGATAGCGGAGAAGGCGATGGATTACACCGACACGCTCAGGCTTGCCCATAGACACGTGGACGAGCTCAGCGGCGGCGAACTTCAAAGGGTCATAATCGCAAGGGCGCTCGCTCAGGAACCGGAGGTCATGCTGCTTGACGAGCCCACATCACATCTCGATCTAAAACATCAGATGGAGATCTTCGATCTGATAAAACGGCTTAACTCCGAGGAGGGGATGACCTTCGTGGTGGTCCTTCACGACCTTAACCTCGCCGGCGAGTACTGTGATAGGCTTCTCCTGCTGAAGGAGGGACGCGCCTACAAAATGGGGAAACCCGATGAGGTGTTAACCGCCGAGGCGATAAAGGAGATCTATGGGGTAAACGCCCTTGTCGCTCGGAACCCAGTCACCTCCGCCCCTCATGTTATCCCTCTGAGTCCGCTTCGCGGATCAGCGGAAGGAGAATGA